One Panulirus ornatus isolate Po-2019 chromosome 16, ASM3632096v1, whole genome shotgun sequence genomic window carries:
- the hay gene encoding general transcription and DNA repair factor IIH helicase/translocase subunit XPB, which translates to MGKRHKFYDKGKKRRREDGFSDEEENLELEGVPQASKQNVEERGDLITPKDHFGAFDYRAEMELREDHESRPLWIATNGHIFLESFSPVYKHAKDFLITIAEPVCRPEHIHEYKLTAYSLYAAVSVGLQTHDIIEYLKRLCKTSLPSGICQFIQSCTLSYGKVKLVLKKNRYYVESDFPDVIQKLIKHPTIQECMLSPNEGIVSTEKQKSQAIMFTSHQAQMAGVTEDQKSEKKTEADTPNGENKEEKNVPEDITDFYDKIDKADEEEEEEKNLKTLSFEVNQDKIELLQKSCIGLDFPLLAEYDFKNDTVNEDIKIDLKPSAVLRPYQEKSLRKMFGNGRARSGIIVLPCGAGKSLVGVTACCTVNKKAIVLCNSGVSVEQWKQQFKMWSTATDDMICRFTSDAKDKPFNASILVTTYAMISHNQKRAYEAEQTMNWLKEQEWGIMVLDEVHTIPAKMFRRVLTIVQSHCKLGLTATLVREDDKIADLNFLIGPKLYEANWLELQKEGFIAKVQCAEVWCPMTPEFYREYLMGKVSDQKIKLLCAMNPNKFRTCEFLIKYHENRNDKIIVFIDEVFALIHYAKTMQKPYICGKTGQKERMTIIQNFKLNPKVNTIFFSRVADTSFDIPEANVLIEISSQGGSRRQEAQRLGRILRAKKSAVAEEFNAFFYALLSQDTREMGYSRKRQSFLINQGYAYQVITPAQMIGMEEEQLHYTSREEKVQLLEQILAASEADLYEEGVSSERGGSGSQRRMGNMSSMSGADDSIYGEKRKGSKKDHQHYLFKKFRS; encoded by the coding sequence GAACGTGGAGATTTGATAACTCCAAAAGATCACTTTGGAGCTTTTGATTATCGAGCTGAAATGGAACTGAGGGAAGATCATGAGTCTCGCCCCCTTTGGATAGCTACTAATGGCCACATCTTTCTAGAATCTTTCTCTCCAGTGTATAAACATGCAAAAGATTTCCTGATTACTATAGCTGAACCTGTTTGTCGACCAGAgcacatacatgaatataaattGACTGCATACTCACTGTATGCTGCAGTTAGTGTTGGTTTACAGACTCATGACATTATTGAATATCTGAAGAGACTATGTAAGACATCTTTACCCTCTGGCATTTGCCAATTTATACAAAGTTGTACACTCTCATATGGTAAGGTTAAGTTGGTCTTGAAGAAAAATCGTTATTATGTTGAAAGTGACTTCCCAGATGTCATTCAAAAGCTCATCAAACACCCAACAATTCAGGAGTGTATGCTAAGTCCTAATGAAGGGATAGTGAGTACAGAGAAACAGAAATCTCAAGCCATCATGTTCACAAGTCATCAAGCTCAAATGGCAGGTGTCACAGAGGACCAGAAGTCTGAAAAGAAAACTGAAGCAGACACCCCAAATGgagaaaataaggaagaaaaaaatgtgcCAGAAGATATAACTGACTTTTATGATAAAATTGACAAagcagatgaagaggaagaggaggagaaaaatctAAAGACACTTTCCTTTGAGGTAAATCAAGACAAAATTGAATTGTTGCAAAAGTCTTGCATAGGTCTAGACTTTCCTTTATTAGCAGAATATGATTTCAAGAATGATACAGTGAATGAGGATATTAAAATTGATCTCAAGCCTTCAGCAGTGTTAAGGCCTTATCAGGAAAAGAGTTTACGGAAAATGTTTGGAAATGGTCGTGCTAGATCAGGCATAATTGTACTACCATGTGGTGCTGGAAAAAGTTTAGTTGGCGTCACAGCTTGTTGTACAGTTAATAAAAAAGCTATTGTTCTTTGCAATTCTGGTGTGTCAGTAGAACAGTGGAAACAACAGTTTAAGATGTGGTCCACAGCCACAGATGATATGATTTGCAGATTCACCTCTGATGCCAAAGATAAACCTTTCAATGCAAGTATTTTAGTGACAACATATGCTATGATTTCTCACAACCAGAAGCGAGCTTATGAAGCAGAGCAAACCATGAACTGGCTAAAGGAACAAGAATGGGGTATAATGGTTTTGGATGAGGTGCATACTATACCAGCAAAGATGTTTAGAAGAGTTCTTACTATTGTTCAGTCACACTGTAAACTAGGATTAACTGCAACACTTGTAAGGGAGGATGATAAGATTGCTGACCTCAATTTCTTAATTGGTCCTAAATTGTATGAAGCAAATTGGCTAGAGTTACAGAAAGAGGGATTCATTGCAAAGGTACAGTGTGCTGAGGTATGGTGCCCAATGACCCCTGAATTTTACAGAGAGTATCTTATGGGAAAGGTTTCAGATCAGAAAATTAAGCTACTTTGTGCTATGAATCCTAACAAATTTAGAACTTGTGAATTTCTCATTAAGTATCATGAGAACCGTAATGACAAGATAATTGTTTTTATCGATGAGGTTTTTGCATTGATTCATTATGCCAAAACCATGCAAAAGCCTTATATTTGTGGAAAGACTGGACAGAAGGAGAGAATGACTATCATTCAGAACTTCAAATTAAATCCAAAAGTTAACACAATCTTTTTTAGTCGAGTAGCAGACACTTCCTTTGACATTccagaggcaaatgttttgattGAAATATCCTCTCAGGGTGGATCTCGTCGCCAGGAAGCTCAGAGATTAGGCCGTATTCTCAGAGCTAAGAAGAGTGCCGTTGCAGAGGAGTTTAATGCCTTTTTCTATGCTCTTCTTTCTCAAGACACTCGAGAAATGGGGTACTCACGTAAGAGACAGAGTTTCCTTATTAACCAAGGTTATGCATACCAGGTAATTACCCCAGCTCAGATGATAGGCATGGAGGAGGAACAGCTTCACTATACCTCACGTGAAGAGAAAGTACAGCTCTTGGAGCAAATCTTAGCCGCTTCTGAGGCTGACTTATATGAGGAAGGTGTTTCTAGCGAGCGAGGAGGTTCTGGCTCACAGCGTCGAATGGGTAACATGAGTTCCATGTCTGGTGCAGATGATTCAATATATGGAGAAAAGAGAAAGGGATCAAAAAAAGATCATCAGCATTATCTCTTCAAAAAGTTCAGGTCATGA